TTCGACGGATACTTTCCCGACCGGAGCCGGGCCATTTTTTTCCACGTCTCTGTCACGAATGACTGTTCATCCCCGTAACCCTTCCGTGAAATGGTTCTTGTAGGGCGTCGGGCAGCGGAGCTCTGCGATCCCATTTCTGGAGTACAATTGTGAACAATCTGCCGCCGTGTCCCTCATGTAATAGTGACTTAACCTATGAAGATAGCGGTCTGCTGGTCTGTCCGTCATGCGGGCATGAATGGTCCGCTGAAGAATCGAGCGAAACCGCCGAAGAAGCGCGGGTCGTGCGCGATGCATTCGGCAACGAACTTCACGATGGAGATTCGAT
This region of Leptonema illini DSM 21528 genomic DNA includes:
- a CDS encoding zinc ribbon domain-containing protein YjdM — protein: MNNLPPCPSCNSDLTYEDSGLLVCPSCGHEWSAEESSETAEEARVVRDAFGNELHDGDSITIIKDLKVKGASSALKMGTRVKNIRLVEGDHNIDCKIDGFGPMQLKSEFVKKA